The Ralstonia wenshanensis genome includes a region encoding these proteins:
- a CDS encoding efflux transporter outer membrane subunit produces the protein MTRLRTTALAASLIVSLAGCSLAPTYERPAMDVPAHWQTEAPWRAAQPADAAPKGPWWQRFNDPQLDKLITQALAHNQSLKVALSNLEQAQAQTRVARASLLPTITANNNDSRTRTSSERPLSSYTSPTMSTIQSDFVLRADASYEADLFGRVRNTVANAAASEEQAGANFENFRLLLAAQVATTWYNLRETDAEIAVVQEGLALQRKALDFVTSRHQDGVASGLDLAQQQALVDSTATQAELLTKQRAQYEHALATLVGTPAPAFHIDPTPLNGTAPQIPVALPSDVIERRPDVAAAERGAAAANAQVGVARAAFFPSVMLNGGAGWESRDLALLFSAPTLLWSFGTQIAQTVFDAGRTRARVDIANAAYQGAIANYRQTVLGALQEVEDGLAGLQSLDRAANQARHAVESARKVYDIASVRYEGGLATSLDVITAQQSLLNNQRTAVQILGQQMTTSVFLVKAVGGDWNQAAAAPTATR, from the coding sequence ATGACGCGACTGCGCACCACCGCACTGGCGGCCTCGTTGATCGTCTCGCTGGCCGGCTGCTCGCTCGCGCCGACCTACGAGCGCCCCGCCATGGACGTGCCGGCGCACTGGCAGACTGAAGCACCGTGGCGTGCCGCGCAACCCGCCGACGCCGCGCCCAAAGGCCCGTGGTGGCAGCGCTTCAACGATCCGCAGCTCGACAAGCTGATCACGCAGGCGCTGGCGCATAACCAATCGCTCAAGGTCGCGCTGTCGAACCTGGAGCAGGCGCAGGCGCAGACGCGCGTGGCGCGTGCCAGCCTGCTGCCGACCATCACGGCCAACAACAACGACTCGCGTACGCGCACGTCGTCGGAACGGCCGCTCTCGTCGTACACCAGTCCGACCATGTCGACCATCCAGAGCGATTTCGTGCTGCGCGCCGACGCGAGTTACGAAGCCGACCTGTTCGGCCGCGTGCGCAACACCGTCGCCAACGCGGCGGCGAGCGAAGAACAGGCCGGCGCCAATTTCGAGAACTTCCGCCTGCTGCTGGCCGCGCAGGTCGCCACCACCTGGTACAACCTGCGCGAGACCGATGCGGAAATCGCCGTGGTGCAGGAAGGGCTGGCGTTGCAGCGCAAGGCGCTGGACTTCGTCACCTCACGGCATCAGGATGGCGTGGCTTCGGGCCTCGACCTCGCGCAGCAACAGGCGCTCGTCGACAGCACCGCCACGCAGGCCGAACTGCTGACCAAGCAACGCGCGCAGTACGAGCACGCGCTGGCGACGCTGGTCGGCACACCGGCGCCTGCGTTCCATATCGACCCGACGCCGCTCAACGGCACGGCACCGCAGATTCCGGTGGCGCTGCCGTCCGACGTGATCGAGCGCCGCCCCGACGTGGCCGCCGCAGAGCGCGGTGCCGCTGCCGCCAACGCGCAAGTTGGCGTGGCACGCGCGGCGTTCTTCCCCAGCGTGATGCTCAACGGGGGCGCCGGTTGGGAAAGCCGCGATCTCGCCCTGCTGTTTTCTGCGCCGACGCTGCTGTGGTCGTTCGGCACGCAGATCGCCCAGACGGTGTTCGACGCCGGCCGCACGCGGGCGCGCGTGGACATTGCCAATGCGGCCTATCAGGGTGCGATCGCCAACTACCGTCAGACGGTGCTGGGGGCGCTGCAGGAAGTGGAAGATGGACTGGCCGGCCTGCAATCGCTGGACCGTGCGGCAAACCAGGCGCGCCATGCCGTGGAAAGCGCCCGCAAGGTCTACGACATTGCCAGCGTGCGGTACGAAGGCGGGCTCGCAACCTCGTTGGACGTGATCACCGCGCAGCAATCGCTGCTGAACAACCAGCGCACGGCCGTGCAGATTCTCGGCCAGCAGATGACGACGAGCGTGTTCCTCGTCAAGGCGGTAGGCGGCGACTGGAACCAGGCCGCAGCCGCGCCGACGGCCACCCGGTAG
- a CDS encoding feruloyl-CoA synthase, whose amino-acid sequence MQAQGPQVQTGHHTPPPAGVPDHPYRQVAVSDAPARCETDARDRSVWHVRNTEALAEHPQRMTDCLVAGAQRHPDRVLAARRGPDGAWIELTYREMLERARAIGQALLDRGVSTERPLAILSGNDLEHLQLALGAMWAGVPYAPVSPPYALVSTDFGKLRHVFDVLTPGLVYAADGAAFANAIDAVVPEGVEVITRDGVLPRRSATAFDTLLQTPVTTADAAQAATGPDTLVKVLFTSGSTRVPKAVPTTHRMLCSNQQMLRQTIPEFAKEPPVLVDWLPWNHTFGGSHNVGIVLYNGGTLYIDDGRPVPGKFDETLRNLHEIAPTAYFNVPKGWEELALALERDPALRETFFSRVKLYFFGGAGLSQEAWDRLERVTGQHCGERIRIMAGLGMTETSPCCLFTTAPIMRSGYVGTPAPGCELKLVPVGDKLEARFRGPHVMRGYWRLGEEPAAPVFDEDGYYCSGDALRFYDPEHPEKGLVFDGRIAEDFKLSSGTFVSVGPLRARVIAAGAPYVQDVVIAGMNRDDIGLLVFPQMERCRGLSGLPPTASTAEVLAAPAVRAAFAALLHELNATATGSATRVARLLLLDAPPSLDRGEVTDKGTLNQRAVLAHRAAQVDTLYRDGDPAVIRAG is encoded by the coding sequence ATGCAGGCTCAGGGCCCGCAGGTTCAAACCGGGCACCACACGCCGCCCCCGGCAGGTGTGCCCGATCACCCCTACAGGCAGGTCGCCGTGAGCGATGCGCCTGCGCGTTGCGAGACGGACGCGCGCGACCGCAGTGTCTGGCACGTGCGCAATACCGAAGCGTTGGCCGAGCATCCGCAACGCATGACGGACTGCCTGGTCGCGGGCGCGCAGCGCCATCCGGATCGCGTGCTGGCTGCACGTCGTGGGCCGGACGGCGCGTGGATCGAGCTGACGTATCGCGAGATGCTGGAGCGCGCACGCGCCATCGGCCAGGCGCTGCTGGATCGCGGCGTCAGCACCGAGCGCCCGCTGGCGATTCTGTCGGGCAATGATCTTGAGCACTTGCAGCTGGCGCTGGGCGCCATGTGGGCGGGTGTGCCCTACGCGCCGGTGTCGCCGCCGTATGCATTGGTGTCGACGGATTTCGGCAAGCTGCGGCATGTGTTCGACGTGCTCACACCGGGGCTCGTCTATGCGGCAGATGGCGCGGCCTTTGCCAACGCCATCGATGCGGTGGTGCCGGAGGGCGTGGAGGTCATCACGCGCGACGGCGTATTGCCCCGGCGCAGCGCTACAGCCTTCGACACGCTCCTGCAGACGCCCGTAACGACCGCAGACGCCGCACAGGCTGCGACCGGTCCCGATACGCTGGTGAAGGTGCTCTTCACCTCCGGCTCGACGCGCGTGCCCAAAGCAGTGCCGACCACGCACCGCATGCTGTGCAGCAACCAGCAGATGCTGCGCCAGACGATTCCCGAATTTGCCAAGGAGCCGCCGGTGCTGGTGGACTGGCTGCCCTGGAACCACACCTTTGGCGGCAGCCACAACGTTGGCATCGTGCTCTACAACGGCGGCACGCTTTACATCGATGACGGCCGCCCGGTGCCCGGCAAATTCGACGAAACCCTGCGCAACCTGCACGAGATCGCACCCACCGCGTACTTCAACGTGCCCAAGGGATGGGAAGAACTCGCGCTGGCGCTGGAACGGGACCCGGCGCTGCGCGAGACTTTCTTCTCCCGCGTGAAGCTCTACTTCTTTGGCGGTGCCGGGCTGTCGCAAGAGGCATGGGACAGGCTGGAGCGCGTGACCGGCCAGCACTGTGGCGAGCGCATCCGCATCATGGCCGGCCTGGGCATGACCGAGACCTCGCCGTGCTGCTTGTTCACCACCGCGCCGATCATGCGCTCGGGCTATGTCGGCACGCCGGCGCCGGGCTGCGAACTCAAGCTCGTGCCCGTGGGCGACAAGCTGGAGGCGCGCTTTCGCGGCCCGCACGTCATGCGTGGCTACTGGCGCCTGGGCGAAGAGCCTGCCGCGCCGGTCTTCGATGAAGACGGCTATTACTGCAGCGGTGACGCGCTGCGTTTCTACGATCCGGAGCACCCCGAGAAAGGCCTCGTCTTCGATGGCCGCATCGCGGAGGACTTCAAGCTCAGCTCCGGCACCTTCGTGAGCGTGGGGCCGTTGCGCGCCCGCGTGATCGCGGCGGGCGCGCCGTATGTGCAGGACGTGGTGATTGCCGGCATGAACCGTGACGACATCGGCTTGCTGGTGTTTCCGCAAATGGAGCGATGCCGCGGCCTGTCTGGCCTGCCGCCCACCGCGAGCACAGCCGAAGTGCTGGCCGCCCCCGCCGTGCGCGCCGCATTTGCCGCGCTGCTGCACGAGCTGAACGCCACGGCCACCGGCAGTGCGACGCGCGTGGCGCGGCTGCTGTTGCTTGACGCTCCCCCATCGCTGGACCGGGGCGAGGTCACCGACAAGGGCACGCTCAACCAGCGCGCCGTGCTGGCCCACCGTGCCGCGCAGGTCGACACGCTGTATCGCGATGGCGATCCCGCTGTCATCCGCGCGGGCTGA
- a CDS encoding efflux RND transporter periplasmic adaptor subunit — MSEQTSGAHSGAHSGHLADGPPHHVVTVDPIEQVDRGPAMRRARWVVIVVGVLLALGAARTLVGRYYNAHALERQVNAQTSRYVTTIAPKPAHTTRELTLPGTLQGYVESPIYARTSGYVLRWFKDIGAHVDKGEVLALLDTPEVDQELNQAQATRNQAAARKALAQTSLTRWQNLRQKDAVSQQELDERTSAANQAQADLAAAEANVRRLQELQGFRRVVAPFAGVVTKRNVDVGALVNAGNAGANRELFTLAQTDPLRIYLYVPQAYSQQVKVGQDVAVTLAELPGQTFHGTIARASGAIDATTRTMQVEVQLPNKDGRLLPGAYVQVAIKGTAGGDAAGASAKADAPVAFTVPTNTLLFRKEGPRIAVAENGHVDLRPVTIGRDYGRTVEIISGLKATDALILNPADSIEQGEAVTIVTPAPASAPAASAPHAS; from the coding sequence ATGTCTGAGCAAACATCCGGTGCCCATTCCGGGGCGCACTCTGGACACTTGGCGGACGGCCCGCCCCACCACGTCGTCACGGTGGACCCGATCGAACAGGTAGACCGCGGCCCTGCCATGCGCCGCGCACGCTGGGTCGTGATTGTCGTGGGGGTGCTCCTTGCGCTGGGCGCTGCGCGCACGCTGGTCGGCCGCTACTACAACGCGCACGCACTGGAGCGGCAGGTGAACGCGCAGACCAGCCGCTACGTCACCACCATCGCCCCCAAACCGGCTCACACCACTCGCGAACTGACGCTGCCCGGTACGCTGCAGGGCTATGTTGAATCGCCCATCTATGCGCGCACCAGCGGTTACGTGCTGCGCTGGTTCAAGGACATCGGCGCCCACGTCGACAAGGGCGAAGTGCTGGCGCTGCTCGACACGCCGGAAGTCGACCAGGAACTGAACCAGGCACAGGCCACGCGCAACCAGGCCGCCGCACGCAAGGCGCTGGCGCAGACCTCGCTCACGCGCTGGCAGAACCTGCGCCAGAAAGACGCCGTCTCGCAACAGGAACTGGACGAGCGCACCAGCGCCGCCAACCAGGCCCAGGCCGACCTGGCCGCTGCGGAAGCCAACGTGCGCCGCCTGCAGGAGCTGCAAGGCTTTCGCCGGGTGGTGGCGCCGTTTGCGGGCGTGGTGACCAAGCGCAATGTCGATGTCGGCGCGTTGGTCAATGCCGGCAACGCGGGCGCCAACCGCGAGCTGTTCACGCTGGCGCAGACCGATCCGCTGCGCATCTACCTGTATGTGCCGCAGGCGTATTCGCAGCAGGTGAAGGTCGGGCAGGATGTGGCCGTGACGCTGGCCGAGCTGCCGGGCCAGACCTTCCACGGCACCATCGCACGGGCCTCCGGCGCCATCGACGCCACCACGCGCACCATGCAGGTGGAAGTACAGTTGCCCAACAAGGACGGGCGCCTGCTGCCCGGCGCCTATGTGCAGGTCGCCATCAAGGGCACAGCCGGCGGCGACGCAGCCGGCGCCAGCGCGAAGGCAGATGCACCGGTCGCATTCACGGTGCCGACCAACACGCTCCTCTTCCGCAAGGAAGGCCCGCGCATCGCCGTGGCAGAAAACGGCCATGTCGACCTGCGCCCCGTCACCATCGGACGCGACTACGGCCGCACGGTGGAAATCATCTCCGGCCTGAAGGCGACGGACGCGCTGATCCTCAACCCGGCCGATTCCATCGAGCAGGGCGAAGCTGTCACCATCGTCACGCCGGCCCCGGCATCGGCGCCCGCGGCCTCCGCGCCGCACGCATCATGA
- a CDS encoding MarR family winged helix-turn-helix transcriptional regulator: MAATRTKRNPPQPAQDGTPATSARLPYLIGRTDRIVKRRLGEALAPHGLTVPQFTALSVLHARGSLSNAQLAERSFMSPQSANEVVKTMEARGWVTRTPDPTHGRIVMLGLTDEALALLALCDEAVSRLEKEMLQGIDVAHAALLHDLLLQCGRNLR; this comes from the coding sequence ATGGCGGCCACACGAACCAAACGCAACCCACCTCAGCCCGCGCAAGACGGGACCCCGGCAACGTCTGCCCGACTGCCCTACCTGATCGGCCGCACTGACCGCATCGTCAAGCGGCGCCTGGGCGAAGCGCTCGCCCCGCACGGGCTGACGGTGCCGCAATTCACGGCGCTGTCCGTGCTGCACGCGCGCGGCAGCCTATCGAACGCGCAACTGGCGGAACGCTCGTTCATGTCGCCGCAATCGGCCAATGAAGTGGTGAAGACAATGGAGGCGCGGGGCTGGGTGACGCGCACGCCCGATCCGACGCACGGCCGCATCGTCATGCTGGGCCTGACCGACGAAGCGCTCGCGCTGCTGGCGCTGTGCGACGAGGCCGTCAGCCGGCTGGAGAAGGAAATGCTGCAGGGAATCGACGTCGCGCACGCGGCATTGCTGCACGATCTGCTGCTGCAATGTGGGCGGAATCTGCGCTGA
- a CDS encoding aldehyde dehydrogenase, translated as MPDVTQLVTLLIGGQSRPAANGATFERRNPVNDAVASRAAAATLEDADAAVQAAADAFPAWAALPPGERRKRLLKAAELMDQHTDAFIRAGAAETGASPNWIGFNVMLAANMLREAASMTTQIDGSVIPSDVPGNFAMAVRQPCGVVLGIAPWNAPVILGTRALAMPLACGNTVVLKASELCPGVHRLIGTVLQEAGLGDGVVNVVTNAPADAAQVVERLIAHPAVRRVNFTGSTHVGRIIAQHAARHLKPALLELGGKAPVLVLDDADLDAAVDAIAFGAFFNQGQICMSTERVIADRKIAEALVDKLAAKARTLRAGDPTDATAQLGAMVSVDAAKRVQALVEDARAHGAALPVGLHMDGAIVQPAIVDGVTPAMRLYNEESFGPVVTVARVDGDEEAIRLANDSEYGLSAAVFSRDVSRAMRVAQRIESGICHINGPTVHDEAQMPFGGVKSSGYGRFGGKASIAEFTELRWITLQNTPRHYPI; from the coding sequence ATGCCTGACGTGACTCAGCTTGTGACCCTGCTGATCGGCGGACAAAGCCGGCCGGCCGCCAACGGTGCCACCTTCGAGCGCCGCAACCCCGTCAACGACGCGGTCGCATCGCGCGCGGCGGCGGCCACGCTGGAGGATGCCGACGCCGCTGTCCAGGCTGCCGCCGATGCCTTTCCCGCGTGGGCAGCGCTACCGCCGGGCGAGCGCCGCAAGCGCCTGCTCAAAGCCGCCGAGTTGATGGACCAGCACACCGACGCCTTCATCCGCGCCGGCGCGGCCGAAACCGGCGCCAGCCCCAACTGGATCGGCTTCAACGTCATGCTGGCGGCCAACATGCTGCGCGAAGCCGCATCCATGACCACGCAGATCGACGGCAGCGTCATCCCCTCGGATGTGCCGGGCAACTTTGCGATGGCCGTGCGCCAGCCGTGCGGCGTGGTGCTCGGCATTGCACCGTGGAACGCGCCGGTGATCCTGGGCACGCGTGCGCTGGCAATGCCGCTGGCATGCGGCAACACGGTCGTGCTCAAGGCATCGGAGCTGTGCCCGGGCGTGCACCGGCTGATCGGCACCGTGCTGCAGGAGGCCGGTCTGGGCGATGGCGTGGTCAACGTGGTGACCAACGCGCCGGCCGATGCCGCCCAGGTGGTCGAACGCCTGATCGCGCATCCGGCCGTGCGCCGTGTGAACTTTACCGGTTCGACGCACGTGGGGCGCATCATTGCGCAGCATGCGGCGCGGCATCTGAAGCCTGCGCTGTTGGAGCTGGGCGGCAAGGCGCCGGTGCTGGTGTTGGACGACGCGGACCTGGATGCCGCGGTGGACGCGATTGCGTTTGGCGCATTCTTCAACCAGGGGCAGATCTGCATGTCGACCGAACGCGTCATCGCGGATCGCAAGATCGCCGAGGCCCTCGTCGACAAGCTGGCCGCCAAGGCACGCACGCTTCGCGCAGGTGACCCGACCGACGCGACCGCGCAGTTGGGCGCGATGGTGAGCGTGGATGCGGCCAAGCGCGTGCAGGCGCTGGTGGAAGACGCCCGCGCGCACGGTGCTGCGCTGCCCGTCGGCTTGCACATGGATGGCGCCATCGTGCAGCCCGCCATCGTGGATGGTGTGACGCCCGCCATGCGGTTGTACAACGAGGAATCGTTCGGCCCCGTGGTGACGGTGGCGCGCGTGGATGGCGATGAAGAGGCAATCCGCCTGGCCAACGACAGTGAATACGGCTTGTCGGCCGCCGTGTTCAGCCGCGATGTCTCGCGCGCCATGCGAGTCGCGCAGCGTATCGAATCGGGCATCTGCCACATCAACGGCCCCACCGTGCACGACGAGGCACAGATGCCGTTTGGCGGCGTGAAGAGCAGCGGGTACGGCCGTTTTGGCGGCAAGGCGTCGATTGCGGAATTTACCGAGCTGCGCTGGATCACCTTGCAGAATACGCCGCGCCACTATCCGATTTAA
- a CDS encoding efflux RND transporter permease subunit yields the protein MWIVQLALRRPLTFIVLALLILLATPFTLMRTPTDIFPEIDIPVVSIIWNYNGLPAKEMADRIVSVTERSLTTTVNDIEHIESQSLNGISIVKVFFQPTANIQTALAQIVSVSQAQVRQLPPGTTPPLIIKYSASSIPILQLGLSSNTLSEQELNDAALNFLRPRLITVPGIAVPFPYGGKSRQITVDLDTQKLLAQGLTPVDIVNAVGAQNLILPAGTQKIDATEYGVTLNGTPGSIAALNAIPVKTSNGATLYLGDVAHVRDGFSPQTNVVRQDGQRGVLLSILKNGGASTLDIVSNIYKLLPTAAAALPQDIKITPLFDQSLFVKAAIEGVIREALIAACLTAAMILLFLGNWRSTAIIAVSIPLSILSSIIVLHLLGETINLMTLGGLALAVGILVDDATVTIENIERHLHEGKEPVTAILDGAAEIAVPAFVSTLCICIVFVPMFFLTGVARYLFVPMAEAVIFAMLASYVLSRTLVPTLVMMLMTGHTQDATKADAKPGTFGRIYRAFNTQFEHMRGNYAAILGGLLERRRVFALSFLGFCVASCALFLVLGRDFFPDVDAGQIRLHMRAPSGMRIEETARLADEVETAIREIIPKKELSTILDNLGVPNSGINLSYSNAGTIGTLDGEILIALQEGERKPSAQYVRRLREELPKRFPGVEFAFQPADIVSQILNFGLPSAIDVQFSGADVATNKQLAGVLANRIKQIPGAVDTHVHQRFDQPTLALNMDRTRIQQVGLEGRDVAQNLLVSLSSSFQTSPTFWLNPINGVVYQVAVTSPQYRVDSLDALLRTPVAGSRGGAAQAGGPQLLGNLVQVSPGVQPQVVSHYDITPVVDVYAAVQGRDLGAVAKEVQKAVDDIRPKLPRGAQVTVRGQVKTMESSFIGLGVGLVMAIVLVYLLIVVNFQSWIDPLIIVTALPAALAGIAWMLFVTGTTLSVPSLTGAIMTMGVATANSILLISFARERLAEGIAPVQAALEAGATRLRPVLMTALAMIIGMVPMALGLGEGAEQNAPLGRAVIGGLLFATMSTLFFVPVVFASVHNRLQRRAARRSHDLRGSEGHV from the coding sequence ATGTGGATTGTCCAACTCGCGCTGCGAAGGCCGCTGACGTTCATCGTCCTCGCGCTGCTGATCCTGCTGGCGACGCCATTTACGCTGATGCGTACGCCCACGGACATCTTTCCGGAAATCGACATTCCGGTCGTCAGCATCATCTGGAATTACAACGGCCTGCCCGCCAAGGAGATGGCCGACCGCATCGTGTCAGTCACGGAGCGCAGCCTGACGACCACCGTCAACGACATCGAGCACATCGAGTCGCAATCGTTGAACGGCATCTCGATCGTCAAGGTGTTCTTCCAGCCGACGGCCAACATCCAGACCGCGCTGGCGCAGATCGTTTCGGTGTCGCAGGCGCAGGTGCGGCAGTTGCCACCGGGGACGACTCCGCCGCTGATCATCAAGTATTCGGCGTCGAGCATTCCGATCCTGCAGTTGGGCCTGTCGAGCAACACGCTGTCGGAGCAGGAACTCAATGATGCGGCGCTGAACTTCCTGCGCCCGCGCCTGATCACGGTGCCCGGCATCGCCGTGCCGTTCCCGTATGGCGGCAAGAGCCGGCAGATCACGGTCGATCTCGACACGCAGAAGCTGCTGGCGCAGGGCCTGACCCCCGTGGACATCGTCAACGCGGTGGGCGCACAGAACCTGATCCTGCCGGCCGGTACGCAAAAGATCGACGCCACCGAATACGGCGTCACGCTCAATGGCACGCCGGGCAGCATCGCCGCACTCAACGCCATTCCGGTCAAGACCAGCAACGGCGCCACGCTGTACCTGGGCGACGTGGCCCATGTGCGCGACGGTTTCTCGCCGCAGACCAACGTGGTGCGCCAGGACGGCCAGCGCGGCGTGCTGCTGTCCATCCTGAAGAACGGCGGTGCGTCGACGCTGGATATCGTCAGCAACATCTACAAGCTGCTACCCACCGCCGCGGCGGCGCTTCCGCAAGACATCAAGATCACGCCGCTGTTCGATCAGTCGCTGTTCGTGAAGGCGGCCATCGAAGGGGTCATCCGCGAGGCGCTGATCGCCGCGTGCCTGACGGCCGCCATGATCCTGCTGTTCCTCGGCAACTGGCGCAGCACGGCCATCATTGCCGTGTCGATTCCGCTGTCGATCCTGTCGTCGATCATCGTGCTGCATCTGCTGGGCGAAACCATCAACCTGATGACGCTCGGCGGCTTGGCGCTCGCGGTGGGGATCCTGGTGGACGATGCCACCGTCACCATCGAGAACATCGAGCGCCATCTGCACGAGGGCAAGGAGCCCGTCACCGCCATCCTGGACGGCGCGGCCGAGATTGCCGTGCCGGCCTTCGTGTCGACCCTGTGTATCTGCATCGTGTTCGTGCCGATGTTCTTCCTCACGGGCGTGGCGCGTTACCTGTTCGTGCCGATGGCCGAAGCGGTGATCTTCGCCATGCTGGCGTCGTATGTGCTGTCGCGCACGCTCGTGCCGACGCTGGTGATGATGCTCATGACCGGCCACACGCAAGACGCCACGAAAGCCGACGCAAAACCAGGCACATTCGGCCGCATCTACCGGGCGTTCAACACGCAGTTCGAGCACATGCGCGGCAACTACGCCGCCATTCTGGGCGGGTTGCTGGAGCGCCGCCGCGTGTTCGCACTGTCGTTCCTGGGCTTCTGCGTGGCGTCGTGCGCGCTGTTCCTGGTGCTCGGCCGGGATTTCTTCCCCGATGTGGATGCCGGGCAAATCCGCCTGCACATGCGGGCACCGTCGGGCATGCGCATTGAAGAAACCGCACGCCTGGCCGACGAGGTCGAAACCGCCATCCGCGAAATCATTCCGAAAAAGGAACTGTCGACGATTCTCGACAACCTGGGCGTGCCGAACTCCGGGATCAACCTGTCGTACAGCAACGCCGGCACCATCGGCACGCTCGACGGCGAAATCCTGATCGCGCTGCAGGAAGGCGAGCGCAAGCCCAGCGCTCAGTACGTCCGCCGCCTGCGCGAAGAACTGCCCAAGCGCTTCCCGGGCGTGGAGTTCGCCTTCCAGCCTGCGGACATCGTCAGCCAGATCCTGAACTTCGGCCTGCCGTCGGCCATTGACGTGCAGTTCTCCGGCGCCGACGTGGCCACCAACAAGCAGCTCGCGGGCGTGCTGGCCAACCGCATCAAGCAGATTCCGGGCGCGGTGGATACACATGTGCACCAGCGCTTCGACCAGCCCACGCTGGCCTTGAACATGGACCGCACCCGCATCCAACAGGTGGGCCTGGAAGGGCGCGACGTCGCGCAGAACCTGCTGGTATCGCTCAGCTCAAGCTTCCAGACCTCGCCCACGTTCTGGCTGAACCCGATCAACGGGGTGGTGTATCAGGTTGCCGTCACAAGCCCGCAGTACCGCGTCGACTCCCTTGATGCACTGCTGCGCACGCCGGTGGCGGGCTCGCGCGGTGGCGCTGCTCAGGCGGGCGGCCCGCAGTTGCTGGGCAACCTCGTGCAGGTCAGCCCCGGGGTGCAGCCGCAGGTCGTCTCGCACTACGACATCACGCCCGTGGTGGATGTATACGCCGCCGTGCAGGGCCGCGACCTGGGCGCCGTCGCCAAGGAGGTGCAGAAGGCCGTCGATGACATCCGCCCCAAGCTGCCGCGCGGCGCGCAGGTCACGGTACGCGGTCAGGTGAAGACGATGGAATCGTCCTTCATCGGCCTGGGCGTGGGGCTGGTGATGGCGATCGTGCTGGTGTACCTGCTGATCGTGGTGAACTTCCAGTCGTGGATCGACCCGCTCATCATCGTGACGGCCCTGCCGGCCGCACTGGCGGGCATCGCCTGGATGCTGTTCGTGACGGGGACCACGCTGTCGGTGCCATCGCTCACAGGCGCGATCATGACGATGGGCGTGGCGACGGCCAACTCGATTCTGTTGATCTCGTTTGCGCGTGAGCGATTGGCCGAAGGCATTGCGCCTGTGCAGGCCGCGCTGGAAGCGGGTGCCACGCGCCTGCGCCCGGTGCTGATGACGGCCCTGGCGATGATCATCGGCATGGTGCCCATGGCGTTGGGCCTGGGCGAAGGCGCCGAACAGAACGCGCCGCTGGGGCGCGCGGTGATCGGCGGTCTGCTGTTTGCGACCATGTCGACCCTCTTCTTTGTTCCGGTGGTGTTTGCCAGCGTACACAACAGATTGCAGCGGCGCGCCGCCCGGCGTAGTCACGATTTGCGGGGAAGCGAAGGACATGTCTGA
- a CDS encoding p-hydroxycinnamoyl CoA hydratase/lyase, translating to MADYQGRWQTVDVKVDQGIAWVTFNRPEKRNAMSPTLNSDMIQVLEALELDADAKVLVLTGAGDAWTAGMDLKEYFREVDAGPEILQEKIRRDACQWQWKLLRMYAKPTIAMVNGWCFGGGFSPLVACDLAIAADEATFGLSEINWGIPPGNLVSKAMADTVGHRQALYYIMTGETFTGQQAAAMGLVNESVPRAHLRARTVALAEKLLEKNPVVLRAAKHGFKRSRELTWEQNEDYLYAKLDQATLRDPEGGREQGLKQFLDDKSIKPGLQAYKRA from the coding sequence ATGGCTGATTACCAAGGGCGCTGGCAGACCGTGGACGTGAAGGTGGACCAGGGCATTGCATGGGTGACGTTCAACCGCCCCGAGAAGCGCAACGCCATGAGCCCGACGCTCAACTCGGACATGATCCAGGTGCTCGAAGCACTGGAGCTGGATGCCGATGCCAAGGTGCTGGTGCTGACCGGCGCGGGCGATGCCTGGACGGCGGGCATGGACCTGAAGGAATACTTCCGCGAAGTGGACGCGGGCCCGGAGATCCTGCAAGAGAAGATTCGCCGCGATGCCTGTCAGTGGCAATGGAAGCTGCTGCGCATGTATGCCAAGCCGACCATCGCGATGGTCAACGGCTGGTGCTTCGGTGGCGGGTTCTCGCCGCTGGTGGCATGCGATCTGGCGATTGCCGCAGACGAGGCCACCTTCGGCCTGTCGGAAATCAACTGGGGCATCCCGCCGGGCAACCTCGTCAGCAAGGCCATGGCCGATACCGTTGGCCATCGCCAGGCGCTTTACTACATCATGACCGGCGAAACCTTCACCGGCCAGCAGGCTGCCGCCATGGGCCTCGTCAACGAGAGCGTGCCGCGTGCCCACCTGCGCGCCCGCACCGTGGCGCTGGCCGAGAAACTGCTGGAAAAGAACCCGGTGGTGCTGCGTGCCGCCAAGCACGGCTTCAAGCGCAGCCGCGAGCTGACGTGGGAGCAGAACGAGGATTACCTGTACGCCAAGCTCGACCAGGCCACGCTGCGGGACCCGGAGGGCGGTCGCGAGCAGGGCCTCAAGCAGTTCCTGGACGACAAGTCGATCAAGCCGGGCCTGCAGGCGTACAAGCGCGCCTGA